The Budorcas taxicolor isolate Tak-1 chromosome 5, Takin1.1, whole genome shotgun sequence genome includes a window with the following:
- the LOC128048532 gene encoding 60S ribosomal protein L10-like, whose translation MRGAFGKPQGTVARVHVGQVIMSIRTKLQNKEHVIEALRRAKFKFPGRQKIHISKKWGFTKFNADEFENMVAEKRLIPDGCGVKYIPNRGPLDKWRALHS comes from the coding sequence ATGCGCGGTGCCTTTGGAAAGCCTCAGGGCACAGTGGCCAGGGTCCACGTTGGCCAGGTCATAATGTCCATCCGCACCAAGCTGCAGAACAAGGAACATGTGATTGAAGCCCTCCGCCGGGCCAAGTTCAAGTTCCCTGGCCGCCAGAAGATTCACATCTCTAAGAAGTGGGGATTTACCAAATTCAATGCGGATGAATTTGAGAACATGGTGGCAGAAAAGCGACTCATCCCAGATGGCTGTGGGGTCAAATACATCCCTAATCGTGGTCCCCTGGACAAATGGCGGGCCCTGCACTCATGA